The following DNA comes from Bradyrhizobium sp. SK17.
TTCGGCGTCACCGAGCCGATCTCGACAAAGCCGAAGCCGAGCCGCAGCAGCGCATCCGGCACCTCGGCGCTCTTGTCGAAGCCCGCCGCCATGCCGATCGGATTTGGAAAGTTCAGCCCGAAGGCACGCACCGCGAGCTTGGGATCATCCACCCGCTGGCGGATCGGTGGCAGCAGCTTCAGGCCCTGGATCGCCATGCGATGGGCATCCTCGGGATCGAACCAGCGCAGCAGCGGCAGCGAGAAAGCGTCGAAGGCACGGATCACGGCTTGAGCTCCGGAACGTCGTGGCCGCCGTCGGAGCGCGCGCGCAGGTCGAGGATCTCGACGACCGCGCCGAGATCGAGTTCGCCATAGAGATGCGGAAACAGCTCGTCATTGCGCGACCGCTCCCAGCGCAGGGCATCGCCAAGTGCATTGGCGTCGATCGCCACCAGGAACAGGCCGGTCTGGCCGTGGTAATGCTTGCGCGCGGTCTCGGCCACCTGGGAGGCGGTGGAAAAATGGATGAAGCCGTCGCGATTGTCGTCCGGACTGCCCCGGTACACGCCCTGCCGCTCGGCCTCGCGCCAGGCCGAAGCGGGGGTGATTTTGTAGATCATAGGCACGGGCCGGCGTTCCCTTTTGTCCTTGAGTCTCTTGAGGTTTTATCCGGATTTGAGGGGAAAGGCCCCAGACGCCATATGGCGAGCGAGGGACCGTATCGGCGGCGGCGGCGCAACTCAAGCGGTGCCGGGACACACCAGACGGCAGATTTGCGAAAACCCCAAGTTTGAGGCAATAATTCCTACCATCCGGGATACCTCGATGGCCAAACAGTCCAAAGCCGCCCGACCGCTGACCCACGCTCAGGTCTGGGCGGCGCTCGACCGGCTCGCCGAACGCGCCGGCCTGTCGCCGTCCGGACTTGCCAAGCAGTCCGGCCTCGATCCCACCACGTTCAACAAGTCCAAGCGCATCACCGGCGACGGCCGCGAACGCTGGCCGTCGACTGAATCGCTCTCCAAGGCGCTGGGCGCCACCAATGCCAGCATGGAGACCTTCGTACAGCTGCTCGGCGACAGCGCGCGCGGCGGCCAGTCGGTGCCGTTGATCGGCTTTGCCCAGGCCGGCGCCGGCGGCTATTTCGACGACGCCGGTTTTCCCGCCGGCAAGGGCTGGGATGAGGTCGCGCTGCCGGCGACATCAGACGAGCACGCCTATGCGCTGGAGATCGAGGGCGACTCGATGAAGCCGGCCTATCGCGAGGGCGACATCATCGTGGTGTCGCCGGCGACCGCGATCCGCCGCGGCGACCGCGTGGTGGTGCGCACCACCGGCGGCGAGGTGATGGTGAAGGAGCTGAAGCGGCGTACCGCCAAGGTGCTGGAGCTCGCCTCGCTCAATCCGGAGCATCCCGACCGCATGCTCGACACCGAGGAGGTGGCGTGGATCGCAC
Coding sequences within:
- a CDS encoding DUF952 domain-containing protein; the protein is MPMIYKITPASAWREAERQGVYRGSPDDNRDGFIHFSTASQVAETARKHYHGQTGLFLVAIDANALGDALRWERSRNDELFPHLYGELDLGAVVEILDLRARSDGGHDVPELKP
- a CDS encoding helix-turn-helix transcriptional regulator; its protein translation is MAKQSKAARPLTHAQVWAALDRLAERAGLSPSGLAKQSGLDPTTFNKSKRITGDGRERWPSTESLSKALGATNASMETFVQLLGDSARGGQSVPLIGFAQAGAGGYFDDAGFPAGKGWDEVALPATSDEHAYALEIEGDSMKPAYREGDIIVVSPATAIRRGDRVVVRTTGGEVMVKELKRRTAKVLELASLNPEHPDRMLDTEEVAWIARVVWASQ